The sequence CTGCCCCCGGCTGGCGAACAGTAGGCTGGCCTGAACAAGCTGAGGCGTTGCCGTCAGCCGCACACCTTCGGTGGCCTCCTCCAGCATGGCGGGATCATCGCCAAGGAGCTGATTGATAGTGATGAGCACATTGCGGCGAACCCAGCCCAGCAACGGCGCATTCGCGGCGTCCCCGAATCGTGAGTCCTCAGCCGCGGCGACGAGGCGCCGCGTCTCGTCGAAACGTCCATCGAGCAAGGCGCTCATGGCTTGAAATGCCGCGATCTGCGGTAGAAAGTAGCCGTCGTGAGCGCGTTCGGCGAGGGTAGTGAGGTGCGCAATCGCCTGGTCAACCGCGACGATATCGCCGCCCTCCAGCGCGTTCATCAGCTTGAAGCGTTCGCCATATTCGAGAAGCACTAGATCGCCGATCTTCTCGGCGATTGCACACATCTCGGTTGCAATGTCCCGGCGTTCCGCGGTTGGAGAAGCATTCAATAGCTGCCAGTGCCGCTGCCGAAGAGCGTACGCGAGGGCAGCAGGATCTTCGAGCTGCCGGGCCAGGGCCACGGCCTCTCGGCTGAGGGCATCGGCGCGCTCAAGTTCCGGCGGAACGCTCCAGGGTAGGCTTTCGACCAGCAGCCCGATCACCCGCACTCGCCAGCGGTCCTTCTCGGGCAACTGGCCCAAGGCCTCTTCCAAGAGGGCGATCTGGTTGGCGGTGGCATCCGAACTTCCCGCAAATTCGCCATACCCAAGCGCTGCTCGGGCGAGGGGTACCGCTTCGCTTGCCTCTCGTGCACTGGCTGCAGCTTGCCAATAACTGCGCCTCGACAGGCTGAGTTCACCGCTTCGGTACTGCGCCTGGCCGAGCGCCAGCAGCAGCTCGCAGCGTTCTAGGGGTGTGAGCGGTGGGCCAGCCTCGACGGCGGCGAGGGCTGCCTGCCAGTGCGCCGCCGCGACCTCCCAGGCGAAGACCGTCTCGGCCTGCTGCGCCGCCTGCCGCGTGTAGGCCAGCGCCTTCGCTGCGTCGCCCACGGCGCCGGCCAGACGCCAGTGACTCGCGAGCGCGGCGACGTGCGGGACGAGGTTGGCGCTGTACAGCCGTTCCAGCGCCTCGGCGGCGCGGCGATGCAGCCGCTCGCGGCGCGGCAGACTCAGCCCGGCGTAGACCGTTTCGCGAATCAGCGCGTGGCCGAACTGGTAGCCCGGGCCCGCCTCGCGTAGCAGGCCGGCCGCTGCCAGCACGTCGAGGGTATCCAGCAACGGCTCTTCCTCGATGCCGCACGTCTCGCGCAGTTCGGCAAAGGCGAAGCCGTCGCCAAGCACGGCCCCGGACTGCAGCGCCGACTGTGCCGCCGCGCTTAGCCGCGCCAGCCGCCGCCCGATCACCTCCCGCACCCCCGCCGGCAGCCTCCAGCGCTCCGTCGCCGGCTGCGCGTCGGTCAGGTCGATGCCGTCGCGCTGCAGGTGGCGCACGAGCTCGCCGAGGAAGAAGGGATTGCCTTCGCTCCGTCGCTGAATGGTGGCCGCGACTTCGACGGCCGGCGCCACGCCGGCCAGTGCCGCGGTCAACTGCGCCGCTTCGTCGTCCGCGAGTGCGGTCAAGTCAACCGACTCGCCTAACGCTTCGCGGCGCAGCACCGCTAACACGTCGAGCAGCGGATGCTCGCCGCCCAGGTCCTCGCGGCGAAACGCGCCGACGAGCAGCAGGCGTGCACCAGCCAGCCGCCGCGCCAGGTGTTGGAGCAGCAGCAACGAGGGCTTGTCCGCCCAGTGCAGGTCATCGAGCAGGAGCAGCAGGCCACGGCTCTCCGTGCCCTGCGCCAGCGCCAGCAACAGGTCGCAGACGTTCTCGAACAG comes from Dehalococcoidia bacterium and encodes:
- a CDS encoding AAA family ATPase, producing MPTMRPPFVGRQQELTALLARLDAAAAGEGGVVLLAGAPGPGKTRLLGELGERAAALGWLVLAGRADDGAGLPPYLPFSEALRGYIRACPDDELRHRLGRAAAEVALLVPELADRLPDLPPRPAISPEHERYRLFENVCDLLLALAQGTESRGLLLLLDDLHWADKPSLLLLQHLARRLAGARLLLVGAFRREDLGGEHPLLDVLAVLRREALGESVDLTALADDEAAQLTAALAGVAPAVEVAATIQRRSEGNPFFLGELVRHLQRDGIDLTDAQPATERWRLPAGVREVIGRRLARLSAAAQSALQSGAVLGDGFAFAELRETCGIEEEPLLDTLDVLAAAGLLREAGPGYQFGHALIRETVYAGLSLPRRERLHRRAAEALERLYSANLVPHVAALASHWRLAGAVGDAAKALAYTRQAAQQAETVFAWEVAAAHWQAALAAVEAGPPLTPLERCELLLALGQAQYRSGELSLSRRSYWQAAASAREASEAVPLARAALGYGEFAGSSDATANQIALLEEALGQLPEKDRWRVRVIGLLVESLPWSVPPELERADALSREAVALARQLEDPAALAYALRQRHWQLLNASPTAERRDIATEMCAIAEKIGDLVLLEYGERFKLMNALEGGDIVAVDQAIAHLTTLAERAHDGYFLPQIAAFQAMSALLDGRFDETRRLVAAAEDSRFGDAANAPLLGWVRRNVLITINQLLGDDPAMLEEATEGVRLTATPQLVQASLLFASRGQHSEARSTLTEVINSNYGGMRRSGAWSFMLTRLAQVCATIADRGLAVEFRQQLPPFSGRTAMFMWGFVCTGAVDHYLGLLDATLQDWDAAERHFQSALALNERMAARPFLAQTQREYAAMLLRRGRRADVPRARELLTKAIAAYDELGMGYWASKARALLADRRLASAPVRVAYPNGLSAREVEVLRLAAAGKSNREVAEALVISVNTVLRHVNHIFAKTGAQNRVEAAAYALRRGLVE